From a region of the Georgenia yuyongxinii genome:
- a CDS encoding DUF932 domain-containing protein, with the protein MSRETLQSLNTHTLIGNTAHRGTAWHYRAELQGAEPNHYPGPIPVEDVTRRLFGWEAQSRAIAVERPADARTMTHLSPKGAPMRWMTVPGRQAIVRSDRDDGKVLGVFTDAYVPHPYTEFLLTSLGNILDDSLSVSSAGLLRDGAIAWVEVSVPESITTPEGVEFRPNLLATTTLDGSLATTYKRTVTDVVCDNTRNAALRERGQDLKIRHSRSSRLKLDAARRALAMVHTTAEAFAAEVARLCQIEVDRRTWNRFLDSWVPMTGPHGAELPAKARQYAERKRESLASLYRHDNRVEPWGGTAHAVLQAVNTYEHHASPLRGTSRPERNMLRAVTGGYAALDRTVWKTLQSVLADA; encoded by the coding sequence ATGTCGAGAGAGACCTTGCAGTCGCTGAACACCCACACCCTCATCGGCAACACCGCGCACCGCGGCACGGCCTGGCACTACCGGGCGGAGCTACAGGGCGCGGAGCCGAACCACTATCCCGGGCCGATCCCGGTCGAGGACGTCACCCGGCGGCTCTTCGGCTGGGAGGCGCAGTCCCGCGCCATCGCGGTCGAACGGCCGGCCGACGCGCGCACGATGACGCATCTGAGCCCCAAGGGTGCGCCCATGCGGTGGATGACCGTCCCCGGCCGGCAGGCCATCGTGCGGTCCGACCGCGATGACGGGAAGGTGCTCGGCGTCTTCACGGACGCCTACGTGCCACACCCATACACCGAGTTCCTGCTCACGTCGCTGGGCAACATCCTCGATGACTCGCTGTCGGTCAGCTCCGCGGGCCTGCTGCGCGACGGCGCGATCGCCTGGGTGGAGGTGAGCGTGCCGGAGTCCATCACGACGCCTGAGGGCGTGGAGTTCCGGCCCAACCTGCTCGCCACCACCACGCTCGACGGCTCGCTGGCGACCACCTACAAGCGCACCGTCACCGACGTCGTGTGTGACAACACGCGCAACGCGGCACTGCGCGAGCGCGGGCAGGACCTGAAGATCCGGCACTCGCGCAGCTCCCGGCTCAAGCTCGACGCCGCCCGCCGCGCGCTCGCCATGGTCCACACCACCGCGGAGGCGTTCGCCGCCGAAGTCGCCCGGCTGTGCCAGATCGAGGTGGACCGGCGCACATGGAACCGGTTCCTCGACTCCTGGGTGCCGATGACCGGCCCGCACGGTGCGGAGCTGCCGGCGAAGGCACGCCAGTACGCCGAGCGGAAGCGGGAGTCCCTCGCCTCCCTCTACCGCCACGACAACCGGGTGGAGCCATGGGGCGGGACCGCCCATGCGGTCCTGCAGGCGGTCAACACCTACGAGCACCATGCCAGCCCGTTGCGCGGCACCTCCCGGCCCGAGCGGAACATGCTCCGCGCGGTGACCGGCGGGTATGCCGCGCTCGACCGCACCGTCTGGAAGACGCTGCAGAGCGTGCTGGCCGACGCGTGA
- a CDS encoding TIGR03619 family F420-dependent LLM class oxidoreductase, which yields MKIGFALPVSGSWATPSNVAELARRAEELGYASLWTFQRLLAPVGSTLPPVYRSVLDPLMVLGYAAAVTERVRLGTAIVNMPYLAPAVLAKQLATLDVLSDGRVDAGLGLGWSQEEFAAVGTDYARRGARAEEYLDCLRALWGPDPVEHAGAFYRVPRASVQPKPVQRSGPPILLGATSERALRRIGRLADGWISNSRADLTTLAAPIAQVRAAAQAAGRDPATMRFVCRGVVRDGPRTRPLTGSLDEVRADLPDLAAQGMTEVFLDLNFDPKIGHPDADPAAAMRRAHEVLEALAPDPS from the coding sequence ATGAAGATCGGATTCGCGTTGCCCGTCTCGGGCTCCTGGGCCACTCCATCCAACGTGGCCGAGCTCGCCCGGCGCGCCGAGGAGCTCGGGTACGCCTCGTTGTGGACCTTCCAGCGGCTGCTCGCGCCGGTCGGCTCGACGCTGCCGCCGGTGTACCGCAGCGTCCTGGACCCGCTGATGGTGCTCGGCTATGCCGCGGCCGTGACCGAGCGTGTCCGCCTGGGCACCGCCATCGTCAACATGCCGTACCTCGCACCGGCCGTGCTCGCCAAGCAGCTGGCCACCCTTGACGTCCTCAGCGACGGTCGGGTGGACGCCGGCCTCGGCCTGGGCTGGTCGCAGGAGGAGTTCGCGGCGGTCGGCACCGACTACGCCCGCCGGGGTGCCAGGGCCGAGGAGTACCTCGACTGCCTGCGGGCGCTGTGGGGACCTGACCCGGTGGAGCACGCGGGCGCCTTCTACCGCGTGCCACGCGCCAGCGTGCAGCCCAAGCCGGTGCAACGGTCGGGCCCGCCGATCCTGCTGGGAGCGACGTCCGAGCGGGCGCTGCGCCGCATCGGGCGGCTCGCTGACGGGTGGATCAGCAACAGCCGGGCCGACCTCACCACCTTGGCCGCCCCGATCGCGCAGGTGCGGGCCGCCGCCCAGGCAGCGGGTCGCGACCCCGCGACCATGCGGTTCGTGTGCCGCGGGGTGGTGCGCGACGGCCCACGAACCCGCCCGCTCACCGGAAGTCTCGACGAGGTGCGGGCCGACCTGCCCGACCTGGCGGCCCAGGGCATGACCGAGGTGTTCCTCGACCTCAACTTCGACCCGAAGATCGGTCACCCGGACGCGGATCCCGCCGCGGCGATGCGGCGCGCGCACGAGGTGCTCGAGGCGCTGGCGCCCGACCCGTCCTGA
- a CDS encoding NAD(P)H-dependent flavin oxidoreductase — translation MRTWLTDAFALDVPVVCAPMAGPGEGPLAAAVSAAGGLGMIGVGAAQTPDWVEEHAATARAAGRSFGIGLMAWVLESRPDLLDAAIAARPALVSVSFGTFEPHVRRVKDAGIAVTTQAGNLDEARRAEQAGVDLVVARGAEAGGHGRADVGTLPLLQTVLEHVQVPVLAAGGIAGPRGLAAVLAAGAAGAWVGTAFLGCPEAATTPDARRALFAATDTATAYGRVFDVGSRVPWPPEFGGRALRNTYLDTWEGRLDELADDEEAVEQLARARATHDYDVAYLYAGQGVGMLREERPAAAVLADFARAAETRHRP, via the coding sequence ATGCGCACGTGGCTGACGGACGCCTTCGCCCTCGACGTGCCCGTCGTCTGCGCACCGATGGCCGGCCCGGGCGAAGGTCCGCTGGCCGCAGCGGTGTCCGCCGCGGGAGGGCTCGGCATGATCGGCGTCGGTGCCGCCCAGACACCGGACTGGGTCGAGGAGCACGCCGCGACGGCCCGAGCCGCCGGCCGCAGCTTCGGGATCGGGCTGATGGCGTGGGTGCTGGAGAGCCGGCCGGACCTGCTCGACGCCGCCATCGCCGCCCGCCCCGCGCTAGTCTCCGTGAGCTTCGGGACGTTCGAGCCACATGTGCGCCGGGTCAAGGACGCCGGCATCGCCGTCACCACCCAAGCGGGCAACCTCGACGAGGCGCGGCGGGCCGAGCAAGCGGGCGTCGACCTCGTCGTCGCCCGGGGCGCGGAGGCCGGCGGCCACGGCCGCGCCGACGTCGGCACGCTGCCGCTGCTCCAGACGGTCCTCGAGCACGTGCAGGTTCCGGTGCTGGCGGCCGGGGGTATCGCCGGACCGAGAGGCCTCGCGGCCGTGCTCGCGGCCGGGGCGGCCGGCGCCTGGGTAGGCACCGCGTTCCTCGGCTGCCCGGAAGCAGCGACCACGCCGGACGCCCGCCGCGCACTGTTCGCCGCGACCGACACCGCCACCGCGTACGGCCGCGTGTTCGACGTCGGCTCACGGGTCCCCTGGCCACCCGAGTTCGGCGGCCGCGCGCTGCGCAACACCTACCTGGACACCTGGGAAGGCCGCCTCGACGAGCTCGCCGACGATGAGGAAGCCGTGGAGCAGCTGGCCCGGGCGCGCGCCACCCACGACTACGACGTCGCCTACCTCTACGCCGGCCAGGGCGTCGGCATGCTCCGGGAGGAGCGGCCGGCGGCGGCCGTGCTCGCCGACTTCGCCCGGGCAGCCGAGACCCGCCACCGGCCCTGA